The Aequorivita sublithincola DSM 14238 genome window below encodes:
- a CDS encoding T9SS type A sorting domain-containing protein: MKTYTFPFVFCALLTLSMSGQQAAKKSTPVISSGMLSPNPTITPSSLVTCDGVLSNYTNAIPNNLRGVTSQDFEETYDAYDNMAADDFEARGTGESTICEVSIMGFFDKIGFSGDPDSEIVLRLFENDGGLPGTLIYTENFSGTVDDNYDGDFILELTGGPALTGGTKYWLSVQAVLNVIKAGQWYWDTATDGNGEIYAWQNPLDGFGGGCIVWSPYTNCGLTSEGLDLIMDISFNEALSINSNSLETAVTLYPNPAKNQFILQSNVSLKKLTIYDIRGRMMSNIDLSEMPQEKTIDISSLTSGVYFVRITDDKNSVVKKLLKQ, from the coding sequence ATGAAAACATATACTTTTCCATTCGTATTTTGCGCACTCTTGACCCTCTCGATGTCAGGACAACAAGCCGCCAAAAAAAGCACTCCAGTAATTTCTTCTGGCATGCTTTCACCCAATCCTACTATTACACCTTCCAGTTTAGTTACTTGTGACGGAGTTCTTTCAAATTATACCAACGCTATACCTAATAATTTACGAGGGGTAACATCCCAAGATTTTGAAGAAACCTATGATGCCTATGACAATATGGCGGCAGATGATTTTGAGGCTCGCGGTACTGGCGAATCCACAATTTGTGAAGTTTCAATAATGGGATTTTTCGACAAGATTGGTTTTAGTGGAGATCCCGACAGTGAGATAGTACTTAGGTTGTTTGAAAATGATGGCGGATTGCCGGGAACTCTGATATACACTGAAAATTTTTCTGGAACTGTTGATGATAACTATGATGGGGATTTCATTTTAGAACTAACTGGAGGGCCGGCATTAACGGGTGGCACAAAATATTGGTTGAGTGTTCAGGCAGTATTAAATGTTATTAAAGCAGGACAATGGTATTGGGATACTGCAACAGACGGAAACGGAGAGATTTATGCTTGGCAGAACCCCCTAGATGGATTTGGTGGTGGCTGTATTGTTTGGTCTCCATATACAAATTGCGGATTAACCTCCGAAGGACTAGATTTGATAATGGATATATCCTTTAACGAGGCTCTTAGCATAAACTCCAATTCTCTGGAAACAGCTGTTACCTTGTATCCAAACCCAGCAAAAAATCAATTCATTTTACAATCTAATGTGTCATTAAAAAAATTGACAATATATGATATTCGTGGAAGAATGATGAGCAATATAGATCTGTCGGAAATGCCGCAGGAAAAAACAATTGATATTTCATCCTTAACCTCGGGAGTATATTTCGTTCGGATTACCGATGATAAAAATTCAGT
- a CDS encoding M28 family peptidase, translating into MNYFLTLIVALFTLVGFAQNTAPQIQITDVTADETAKTLTVNYSLNDAESNICEVWLKMSLDDGIYFETIPQANITGDIGTGINPNPTLSLTWDYSDLTVGIRSVDIKLFASDNQAVDIAEMVSQVDETKLLSNLQFIEGERHYLTTPVHLEEVRTFIEDAFWDANLQTERHSFLHYHTMMQNIIGRQPGVKDEATTYIIDGHFDGVAGSPAADDNGSAVAGTLEALRILSQYSFEHSIRFIGFDAEESIWPNGSNRYIYNGIKPFEDLQGTLNMEMIGFYSYEINSQTVPAGFGTLFPEAVQEMADDDFRGNFLFGVGNTNSNPLLTAFIDASENYVPELRLITVSVSGTGQIAPDLRRSDHAMFWDAGLQALMLTDTANFRNPNYHTPGDNIGTLDFEFMKNVVKAVLATAAELAVPISAGFDEADLSTWLSIGEHDQPFVADIFIFPNPSNGLLSLRVENAKTGFTSRVEIYDLVGKRVYQDVLEFSAGTSNSEIDLQNLANGSYILRFKSGNVTKSLSFIIAD; encoded by the coding sequence ATGAATTATTTTCTAACATTAATTGTAGCTCTTTTCACTTTAGTGGGCTTTGCTCAAAACACTGCCCCACAAATTCAGATTACCGATGTAACAGCAGATGAAACTGCAAAAACCCTTACCGTTAATTACTCTTTAAACGATGCTGAAAGTAATATATGTGAAGTATGGCTTAAAATGTCATTAGACGATGGAATTTATTTTGAAACGATTCCACAAGCTAACATTACCGGAGATATCGGTACAGGTATAAATCCTAACCCAACACTTTCTTTAACTTGGGATTACTCAGACTTGACCGTAGGAATTAGAAGTGTGGACATTAAACTATTTGCCTCAGATAACCAAGCGGTTGATATAGCCGAAATGGTCAGTCAGGTAGATGAAACGAAATTACTGAGCAACTTACAATTTATTGAAGGTGAGCGACATTATTTAACGACCCCTGTTCATCTGGAAGAAGTACGTACATTTATTGAAGATGCTTTTTGGGATGCAAATCTTCAGACCGAACGCCATTCTTTCCTTCATTACCATACTATGATGCAGAATATTATAGGTCGTCAACCCGGTGTAAAAGATGAAGCCACCACCTATATTATAGATGGTCATTTTGATGGGGTTGCTGGCAGTCCAGCGGCAGACGACAACGGCTCGGCGGTTGCAGGAACGTTGGAAGCACTTCGTATCTTATCACAATATTCTTTTGAGCATTCCATTCGCTTTATTGGCTTTGATGCTGAGGAAAGTATATGGCCTAACGGAAGCAACAGGTACATTTATAACGGCATTAAACCATTTGAGGATTTACAAGGAACTTTAAATATGGAGATGATCGGTTTTTATTCTTATGAAATAAATTCGCAAACGGTGCCTGCGGGTTTCGGGACACTCTTTCCAGAAGCTGTACAAGAGATGGCAGATGACGATTTCCGCGGAAATTTTCTATTTGGCGTTGGCAACACTAATTCAAATCCGCTATTAACAGCTTTTATCGATGCTTCTGAAAACTATGTTCCCGAATTAAGATTAATTACGGTCTCTGTTTCCGGTACGGGCCAAATTGCACCGGATCTTCGCAGAAGTGATCACGCAATGTTTTGGGATGCAGGTTTACAAGCGCTAATGCTTACTGATACTGCTAATTTTAGAAACCCCAATTATCACACTCCAGGTGATAACATTGGCACCCTCGATTTCGAATTTATGAAGAATGTAGTAAAAGCAGTTTTAGCCACCGCCGCCGAACTGGCCGTACCCATTAGCGCAGGTTTTGACGAAGCCGATTTATCTACCTGGCTGAGCATTGGCGAACACGATCAACCGTTTGTAGCAGACATATTTATATTTCCAAATCCTTCAAATGGCCTCTTGTCATTACGGGTTGAGAATGCTAAAACTGGATTTACATCGCGTGTTGAAATTTACGACTTAGTTGGAAAACGTGTTTATCAGGACGTTCTAGAATTTTCAGCAGGCACCAGCAATTCCGAAATTGATTTACAAAATTTAGCTAACGGCTCTTACATCCTTAGGTTTAAATCTGGGAATGTCACAAAATCCCTGAGTTTTATTATTGCGGATTAA
- a CDS encoding helix-turn-helix domain-containing protein, with amino-acid sequence MSEKFIEKAHCVVMSNLSDENFGANSLALLLGLSTSQTLRKIKAATGKSVNKYIRDLRLKEAARLIQETELSLAEISYKVGFNSASYFSKTFSNYYGITPSEFKVRKISSEELDAIKPTHSLRSIITSKATLYIGILLLALLAGYFIINGITAKNHSLPNSIAVLPFKDLSQQDNQWFCDGVSENILHSLAQIKDVTVTSFTSSSTYRNSEKRIPEIAKELGVSYILEGSVVLHDNKTKIIVQLIDCNDNHIWSKEYSDDFENIIDIQNNVAQEVVSQFKTTLTPLDEQTLNAYPTKNMKAYALHLEGRLINDSRNFEDLEKNIKNNKKAIALDSNFVEAYAQVASTNLVVAINYELSGNTKYVKEAREYVNDALALDPNSARANAVKARLLLGNDWSESEKYFKKAIALNPNDSETRYWYADYFLKSENSDLKQALKQATIASRLSPFSPEIAARYAWLMVLNNKFDEAEAYLTAYGFVIPTDERFLISLHLGSRKNKDWHPLFDWAYTLIKSDPENAPMYYHYLAQGYNQIYIDKLKSMECAKKAYDLNDDFLYFYIYNLMINGFHDKAAEFLKSDVFKNLPEEGKRYYTWEYQYYTGNYEQAQNEIEKYPEVFKYSELSKTYAQLGDRTKLDSINKLYFVQGEHKYFYRAYVHAILKERDSMYYYLNKVRYSYYNPFTITNGTPEFEPYKNDPRYKALLKEFYIPIPEK; translated from the coding sequence ATGAGTGAAAAGTTTATAGAAAAAGCGCATTGTGTTGTGATGAGCAACCTTTCCGATGAAAATTTCGGGGCAAACAGTCTTGCATTACTCTTGGGATTGAGTACCTCACAAACACTCAGGAAAATAAAGGCCGCCACAGGAAAATCGGTAAATAAATATATTAGGGATCTGCGATTAAAGGAAGCCGCCCGATTAATCCAGGAAACCGAGCTCTCTCTTGCTGAAATCTCATATAAAGTAGGTTTTAACAGTGCATCCTATTTCAGTAAAACATTTAGTAACTATTATGGAATTACCCCCAGTGAGTTTAAAGTACGAAAAATCAGTTCGGAGGAATTGGATGCTATCAAGCCCACGCACAGCTTACGTAGTATTATCACCAGCAAAGCAACTCTTTATATTGGTATTTTACTCCTGGCGTTACTAGCAGGATATTTTATTATAAATGGCATAACGGCAAAAAATCATTCCTTACCCAATTCTATCGCGGTTTTACCTTTTAAAGATTTGAGCCAACAGGACAATCAATGGTTTTGCGATGGCGTTTCAGAAAATATTTTACATTCCCTGGCGCAGATAAAAGATGTAACGGTCACTTCTTTCACTTCATCATCTACCTATAGAAATTCAGAAAAGCGTATTCCAGAAATAGCTAAGGAGTTGGGAGTCTCCTATATTCTGGAAGGCAGTGTGGTACTGCATGATAACAAAACAAAAATCATTGTTCAGTTGATTGATTGTAACGACAATCATATTTGGTCCAAGGAATATTCTGATGATTTCGAAAATATTATAGATATTCAGAACAATGTAGCCCAAGAGGTGGTAAGTCAGTTTAAAACAACCCTAACTCCATTAGACGAGCAAACCTTAAATGCCTACCCTACAAAAAATATGAAGGCCTATGCATTACATTTAGAAGGGCGTTTGATCAATGATAGTAGAAATTTTGAGGATTTAGAAAAAAACATTAAGAACAATAAAAAAGCCATTGCGTTAGATTCCAATTTTGTAGAAGCCTATGCCCAAGTAGCATCTACAAATCTCGTGGTTGCCATTAACTACGAATTAAGCGGTAATACTAAATACGTAAAAGAAGCCCGAGAATACGTTAATGATGCTTTGGCCTTAGACCCAAATTCTGCCAGAGCCAATGCAGTAAAAGCGAGACTTTTATTGGGTAATGATTGGAGTGAGAGTGAAAAGTATTTTAAAAAAGCCATTGCCCTAAATCCAAATGACAGCGAAACACGTTATTGGTATGCAGATTATTTTTTGAAGTCTGAAAATTCAGATTTAAAACAAGCCCTCAAGCAAGCAACTATAGCCTCTAGATTAAGTCCATTTTCTCCTGAAATTGCTGCCAGATATGCATGGTTAATGGTTTTAAATAATAAATTTGATGAAGCTGAAGCATATCTTACAGCTTACGGATTTGTTATCCCTACGGATGAGCGGTTTCTAATTAGCTTACATTTAGGAAGTCGGAAAAATAAAGATTGGCATCCCCTCTTTGATTGGGCATATACCCTAATTAAGAGTGATCCCGAAAATGCGCCAATGTACTACCATTATTTAGCGCAAGGGTACAATCAAATATACATAGACAAATTAAAGTCGATGGAGTGCGCTAAAAAGGCTTATGATTTAAATGATGATTTTTTATATTTCTATATTTATAATTTAATGATAAATGGATTTCACGATAAGGCAGCCGAATTCCTGAAGTCTGATGTTTTTAAAAATCTTCCTGAAGAAGGTAAAAGATATTATACCTGGGAATACCAATACTACACGGGGAACTATGAACAAGCTCAAAACGAAATAGAAAAATATCCAGAAGTATTTAAATACAGTGAACTCTCAAAAACCTATGCACAATTGGGAGATAGAACAAAACTAGATAGCATCAATAAATTATATTTTGTACAAGGAGAACACAAATATTTTTACAGAGCTTATGTGCATGCTATATTGAAAGAACGGGACTCTATGTATTATTACTTAAATAAAGTAAGATATAGTTACTATAATCCCTTTACAATAACAAACGGCACTCCAGAATTCGAGCCTTACAAAAATGATCCTCGTTATAAGGCACTTTTAAAAGAGTTTTACATTCCAATTCCTGAAAAGTAA
- the recG gene encoding ATP-dependent DNA helicase RecG, translating into MNANFLQTPIDYLKGVGPNRADLLKKELGIHTFQDLLNLFPNRYLDRTQYYKIAQLQQTNSEVQIIGKITHIKTVEQKRGKRLVATFIDETGSIELVWFRGQKWIRENLKLNVPYVIFGKTNYFNGSFSMPHPEMELLDAHEKSIRSAMQPVYPSTEKLGNSGITNRVINGLMQQLFLESKNNFAETLSKPLLDELKLASKREALFNIHFPKSQAHLARAQYRLKFEELFYIQLQLIRKNLLHKSKIKGYPFDKIGDHFNTFFSEHLPFELTEAQKRVIKEIRNDLGSNAQMNRLLQGDVGSGKTIVAIMAMLIALDNGFQACLMAPTEILSVQHYNGLVEMCKNLNTSIELLTGSTKTSKRREIHEKLENGELDMLIGTHALLEEKVKFKNLGLAIVDEQHRFGVEQRSKLWHKNEYPPHVLVMTATPIPRTLAMSVYGDLDISVIDELPPGRKDIKTVHRFDANRLKVFRFIKDEISKGRQVYIVYPLIQESETMDYKDLMDGYESITREFPLPEYQVSIVHGQMKSADKEYEMNRFIKGETQIMVATTVIEVGVNVPNASVMIIESAERFGLSQLHQLRGRVGRGAEQSYCILMTSHKLSADAKTRLQTMVRTSDGFEIAEVDLKLRGPGDMMGTQQSGVLNLRIADIIKDSEILKIARSYAMQTLKADPNFASEENIPIKNTFEQLVKYRNIWNYIS; encoded by the coding sequence ATGAATGCCAATTTTCTCCAAACTCCAATAGATTACTTAAAAGGCGTCGGTCCAAACAGGGCAGATTTGCTCAAAAAAGAGCTTGGTATCCACACTTTTCAGGATTTGCTGAATCTTTTTCCGAATCGGTATTTAGATAGAACTCAGTATTACAAAATTGCACAATTACAGCAAACCAATTCCGAAGTTCAAATTATTGGAAAGATTACACATATAAAAACCGTAGAACAAAAACGTGGAAAAAGGCTCGTTGCAACGTTTATTGACGAAACTGGCAGTATAGAACTTGTATGGTTTCGCGGTCAAAAGTGGATTCGGGAGAATCTAAAATTGAACGTTCCCTATGTAATCTTCGGAAAAACGAATTATTTCAACGGAAGTTTCTCTATGCCACATCCTGAAATGGAATTGCTAGATGCACACGAAAAAAGTATCCGTTCGGCAATGCAACCTGTGTATCCTTCCACCGAAAAATTAGGGAATAGCGGCATCACAAATCGGGTGATAAATGGACTGATGCAGCAACTATTTTTGGAGAGCAAAAACAACTTCGCGGAGACCCTTTCAAAACCACTTTTGGATGAGCTAAAATTAGCCTCCAAAAGGGAAGCACTTTTCAACATACATTTTCCAAAAAGTCAGGCCCATTTAGCACGTGCACAATACCGATTAAAGTTTGAAGAATTGTTCTACATTCAACTGCAATTAATCAGGAAAAATCTGCTTCATAAATCGAAAATTAAGGGCTATCCTTTTGATAAAATTGGAGACCATTTCAACACCTTTTTTTCGGAACATTTACCCTTTGAATTGACCGAAGCACAGAAGCGAGTTATCAAAGAAATCCGCAATGATTTAGGAAGCAATGCCCAGATGAATCGACTCTTGCAAGGCGATGTAGGTTCGGGCAAGACGATAGTAGCAATAATGGCAATGTTAATAGCACTTGACAACGGTTTTCAAGCCTGCTTAATGGCACCGACTGAAATTTTGTCAGTCCAGCACTATAACGGTTTAGTTGAAATGTGTAAAAACCTGAACACCAGTATTGAATTGCTAACTGGCTCAACTAAAACTTCAAAGCGAAGAGAAATTCACGAAAAGTTGGAAAATGGTGAATTAGACATGTTAATTGGCACCCACGCACTACTAGAAGAAAAGGTGAAATTCAAAAATTTAGGGCTCGCAATTGTGGATGAGCAGCACCGTTTTGGCGTGGAACAACGCAGCAAACTTTGGCACAAAAATGAGTACCCGCCACACGTACTTGTAATGACCGCCACCCCCATCCCCCGCACTCTTGCCATGAGTGTTTATGGCGATCTAGACATTAGTGTAATTGACGAGCTTCCGCCGGGTAGAAAAGACATTAAAACCGTGCATCGTTTTGATGCAAATAGACTCAAGGTTTTTCGGTTTATAAAAGACGAAATTTCCAAGGGCAGACAGGTCTATATTGTGTACCCTTTAATACAGGAAAGTGAGACCATGGATTACAAGGATTTGATGGACGGATACGAGAGTATTACACGTGAATTTCCCCTACCTGAATACCAAGTTTCTATCGTTCACGGACAAATGAAATCTGCAGATAAGGAATATGAAATGAATCGCTTCATTAAAGGCGAAACTCAAATTATGGTCGCCACTACGGTTATTGAAGTTGGCGTAAACGTTCCAAACGCCAGTGTAATGATTATTGAAAGTGCAGAACGTTTCGGTCTTTCGCAACTACATCAATTGCGTGGTCGTGTTGGTCGTGGTGCCGAACAGAGCTATTGTATTTTAATGACGAGCCACAAACTTTCTGCAGATGCTAAAACCAGATTGCAAACCATGGTCCGAACCAGTGACGGATTTGAAATTGCAGAAGTTGACCTAAAACTCCGCGGTCCTGGCGATATGATGGGCACACAACAAAGCGGTGTGCTAAACCTACGTATTGCAGATATAATAAAGGATTCTGAAATATTAAAGATTGCCCGAAGCTACGCAATGCAAACCCTAAAGGCAGACCCCAACTTTGCTTCCGAAGAAAATATTCCTATAAAAAATACATTCGAGCAACTTGTGAAGTATCGGAATATTTGGAATTATATTTCTTAA
- a CDS encoding DUF6036 family nucleotidyltransferase — MIEAWDNNIRDFIKGCKEHEVKMIMVGGGAVNFHGYQRHSADVDFWLEPVAENFKKLILVFQEMGFEIDDFPEEVKEQQQNISIKFTPSILNLEIITNFSVNKSFSKAFEEAVIVKRRDLEWRVLSFDDLITSKIKAGRTKDLLDIQELQRTKNNLDKE; from the coding sequence ATGATTGAAGCTTGGGATAATAATATTCGCGATTTTATTAAGGGTTGCAAAGAGCACGAAGTAAAAATGATTATGGTTGGTGGTGGTGCAGTAAATTTTCACGGCTACCAAAGACATTCAGCCGACGTTGATTTTTGGTTAGAACCGGTTGCTGAAAACTTTAAAAAATTAATTCTTGTTTTTCAAGAAATGGGCTTTGAAATTGACGATTTTCCTGAAGAAGTAAAAGAGCAGCAGCAAAATATTTCGATTAAATTCACTCCGAGTATTCTTAACTTAGAGATTATCACGAATTTCTCGGTAAATAAGTCTTTTTCTAAAGCTTTTGAGGAAGCAGTAATTGTTAAAAGAAGGGACTTGGAATGGCGTGTTTTGTCTTTTGATGATTTAATTACGAGCAAGATTAAAGCGGGACGTACAAAGGATTTATTGGACATTCAAGAATTGCAACGAACAAAAAATAATTTAGATAAAGAATAA
- a CDS encoding M1 family metallopeptidase produces the protein MTKYFLAFSCFLFSLQIFSQQTEVADFLKIEALIGTDIIEKKIGGHFLVTFRVLKETDSIFMDAVSIQINKVETKDFKITSDEKKLWFTGNFEEGKDYKAELWYNMKPKQTLYFFGNEIWTQGQGKYTSHWLPSIDDINDKIEFDLQVMAPEDKNVIANGALLKVESNSDEKYWHFDMKEPMSSYLVAFAIGNFNKKELVSNSGIPIELYYQPSDSLKVEPTYRYSKQIFDFLETEIGFPYPWQNYKQVPVRDFLYAGMENTTATFFSEAFMVDSTGFNDRNYVNVNAHELAHQWFGDMVTEKSSEDHWLQEGFATYYALLAEKEIFGDDYYYWQLYQTAEQLKTASDEGKGESLLNPKASSLTFYQKGAWALHILREKIGDEAFKTAIKNYLEKYKFKNVSTEDFLNEVKAVAQADISAFERDWLQQTAFQSEEAYQSLLKSSFVNKYFEVAALRAVPISDKKLQLKTALTFPNDFIGQEAVYQLVDEPLSETLPLYKTAFESNNLYVRQAVALSLQTIPKELQKEYETLLNDESYVTMEAALYQTWTQFPERKSEYLNKTKAVEGFQNKNIRQLWLALALITEDYNNTEKENYLKELKNYTSTEYSFEIREKSFEYVNELQLWDLETIKNLAEACVHPTWRFSKPSKEMLNKLLQEKKHYEQIKVLGRQVSDKAANYLNSIIKE, from the coding sequence ATGACAAAATATTTTTTAGCGTTTTCCTGCTTTTTATTTTCCCTTCAAATATTTTCCCAGCAGACTGAGGTTGCGGACTTTTTGAAGATTGAGGCATTAATAGGTACTGATATAATTGAAAAGAAAATTGGAGGACATTTTTTAGTCACATTTAGAGTTTTAAAAGAGACGGATTCCATATTTATGGATGCTGTGAGCATTCAGATTAATAAGGTAGAAACTAAAGATTTCAAAATAACTTCCGACGAAAAAAAGCTTTGGTTTACAGGTAATTTTGAAGAGGGCAAAGACTATAAGGCAGAATTATGGTACAACATGAAACCCAAGCAAACCCTATATTTCTTCGGAAATGAAATCTGGACGCAAGGTCAAGGAAAATACACTTCGCATTGGTTACCAAGCATCGACGATATAAATGATAAAATTGAGTTTGACCTTCAAGTAATGGCTCCAGAAGATAAAAATGTAATAGCCAATGGAGCGCTATTGAAAGTTGAAAGTAATTCAGATGAAAAATACTGGCATTTCGATATGAAAGAACCAATGTCTAGCTATCTGGTAGCCTTCGCCATTGGAAATTTCAACAAAAAAGAACTCGTTTCAAATTCAGGAATTCCCATTGAATTATACTATCAACCTTCAGATTCACTAAAAGTTGAGCCAACCTACCGTTACAGCAAACAGATTTTTGATTTTCTGGAAACTGAAATCGGTTTTCCTTATCCGTGGCAAAATTACAAACAAGTTCCCGTTCGCGATTTTCTGTATGCCGGAATGGAAAACACAACCGCCACCTTCTTTTCCGAAGCTTTTATGGTTGATTCCACAGGTTTTAACGATAGAAATTACGTAAACGTAAACGCCCACGAACTCGCACATCAATGGTTTGGAGATATGGTTACGGAAAAATCTAGTGAAGACCATTGGCTACAGGAAGGGTTTGCAACTTATTACGCTTTGCTTGCCGAAAAAGAAATTTTCGGCGATGATTATTATTACTGGCAGTTATACCAAACTGCTGAACAGTTAAAGACTGCGAGCGATGAAGGGAAGGGAGAATCACTTTTAAACCCTAAGGCTAGTTCGCTTACATTTTACCAAAAAGGTGCTTGGGCGCTTCATATTTTAAGGGAGAAAATAGGGGATGAGGCTTTTAAAACTGCTATCAAGAATTATTTAGAAAAATATAAATTCAAAAACGTTTCCACCGAAGATTTTTTGAATGAAGTGAAAGCGGTTGCACAAGCAGATATTTCAGCTTTTGAAAGGGATTGGTTGCAACAGACTGCTTTTCAAAGTGAAGAAGCCTATCAATCTTTGCTGAAATCTTCCTTCGTAAATAAATATTTTGAAGTTGCTGCTCTTCGCGCTGTTCCAATTTCTGATAAAAAGCTTCAGTTGAAGACGGCGCTCACGTTTCCGAATGATTTTATTGGCCAGGAAGCCGTTTATCAGTTGGTGGATGAACCGCTTTCTGAAACGCTCCCGCTGTACAAAACTGCTTTTGAAAGTAATAATCTCTATGTTCGGCAGGCTGTAGCACTTTCGTTACAAACCATTCCGAAGGAACTTCAAAAGGAATATGAAACTTTGTTAAATGACGAATCTTATGTAACGATGGAAGCTGCATTGTATCAAACATGGACACAGTTTCCAGAAAGAAAATCGGAATATCTCAACAAAACAAAAGCTGTTGAAGGTTTTCAGAATAAAAACATAAGGCAATTGTGGCTCGCTTTGGCACTAATTACTGAAGATTATAACAATACTGAGAAGGAAAATTATTTAAAGGAACTGAAAAATTACACATCAACCGAATATAGTTTCGAAATTCGTGAGAAATCTTTCGAATACGTAAATGAGCTTCAACTTTGGGATTTGGAAACGATTAAAAATCTTGCAGAAGCCTGTGTGCATCCCACTTGGCGATTTTCTAAGCCTTCAAAAGAAATGTTGAACAAGCTGCTTCAGGAGAAAAAACACTATGAACAAATTAAGGTTTTGGGGAGACAAGTTTCAGACAAGGCAGCGAATTATTTGAATTCAATAATAAAGGAATGA